One Gloeothece verrucosa PCC 7822 DNA window includes the following coding sequences:
- the plsY gene encoding glycerol-3-phosphate 1-O-acyltransferase PlsY: MTNLTLISTATLILVIAYLLGSIPTGYLAGRYLKGIDIREHGSGSTGATNVLRTLGKTPAIVVLGIDLLKGSLAVALVKWLYLLEINPLPQSWQAWLIIGSGLAALIGHSRSIFLGFGGGKSVATGLGVLLVINPLVAAGTLGSFLVMLGISRIVSLSSITGAIAVNLLMWGLTQPLPYLLFAALAGVYVIIRHRTNIKRLIEGTEPKIGQKLSTEEISTS; encoded by the coding sequence ATGACTAATCTAACGCTAATTTCAACAGCAACTCTTATACTTGTTATTGCTTATTTGTTAGGCTCAATTCCTACCGGCTATCTAGCCGGACGCTATCTCAAAGGGATTGATATCCGAGAACATGGTTCGGGTTCCACCGGGGCCACCAATGTTTTAAGAACATTAGGAAAAACCCCTGCCATCGTTGTTTTAGGGATCGACCTGCTCAAAGGCTCGCTTGCTGTGGCTTTGGTGAAATGGCTCTATCTGCTCGAGATTAACCCCTTACCTCAATCTTGGCAAGCTTGGTTAATTATTGGAAGCGGTTTAGCGGCACTGATCGGTCATAGCCGCTCAATTTTTCTGGGATTTGGGGGAGGAAAATCGGTCGCCACTGGTTTAGGGGTGTTATTAGTGATCAATCCTCTGGTAGCAGCCGGAACTTTAGGGAGTTTTCTGGTTATGCTTGGGATATCGCGTATTGTTTCACTGAGTTCGATTACTGGAGCGATCGCCGTTAATCTTTTGATGTGGGGATTGACTCAACCCCTTCCTTATTTATTATTTGCCGCCTTGGCTGGTGTTTATGTCATTATTCGCCACCGTACCAATATTAAGCGCTTAATTGAGGGGACTGAACCGAAAATTGGACAAAAATTGTCCACTGAAGAAATATCCACTAGCTAG
- the accB gene encoding acetyl-CoA carboxylase biotin carboxyl carrier protein, producing MSINFNELRELLGTISQTDITELVLKSEEFELTVRKGTLTLPVAPVTEKPTPEVVIPSAPSPPPQPKVTKSEPLADEPTPPTIDKNWVPITSPMVGTFYRAPGPDEAAFVEINDRIRSGQTVCIIEAMKLMNEIEAEASGQIMDILVANGEPVEYGQTLMWLKPE from the coding sequence GTGTCGATTAATTTTAACGAACTTCGGGAACTATTAGGAACTATCTCCCAAACAGATATTACGGAATTAGTTTTAAAAAGTGAAGAATTTGAACTGACCGTCCGCAAGGGAACCCTAACCCTACCCGTAGCACCGGTTACTGAAAAGCCTACGCCGGAAGTGGTGATCCCCTCTGCGCCCTCACCCCCTCCACAACCCAAGGTTACTAAAAGCGAACCCCTAGCTGATGAACCCACACCCCCCACCATTGATAAAAACTGGGTTCCCATTACTTCCCCAATGGTAGGCACATTCTACCGCGCGCCGGGACCCGATGAAGCCGCCTTTGTGGAGATTAATGATCGCATTCGTTCAGGACAAACGGTCTGTATTATAGAAGCCATGAAACTCATGAATGAAATTGAGGCAGAAGCCTCCGGACAGATCATGGATATTTTAGTAGCGAATGGGGAACCCGTCGAATATGGACAGACTTTGATGTGGCTCAAACCTGAGTAA
- the efp gene encoding elongation factor P, whose product MISSNDFRSGTTIEIDGSVWRVVEFLHVKPGKGSAFVRTKLKNVQSGNVVERTFRAGESLPQATIEKKTMQYTYKDADQYVFMDMETYDEARLNPNQLGDRSKYLKEQMEVNILFWNDQVLEVELPTSVILEVTETDPGVKGDTATGGSKPAIVETGAQVMVPLFISIGERIKVDTRDGSYLGRE is encoded by the coding sequence ATGATTTCGAGTAATGATTTTCGGAGCGGTACTACAATCGAAATAGACGGGTCAGTCTGGCGAGTTGTGGAGTTTCTCCACGTTAAACCAGGTAAAGGCTCTGCTTTCGTTCGCACTAAATTAAAAAATGTTCAAAGTGGCAACGTTGTAGAACGAACCTTCCGCGCAGGCGAAAGCCTTCCCCAGGCAACCATCGAAAAGAAAACTATGCAATATACCTATAAAGACGCTGATCAATACGTCTTTATGGATATGGAAACCTATGACGAAGCGCGGCTAAACCCTAATCAATTGGGGGATCGCTCTAAATATCTTAAAGAACAGATGGAAGTTAATATCTTGTTCTGGAATGATCAAGTATTAGAAGTAGAACTTCCTACCTCTGTTATTCTAGAAGTGACTGAAACCGACCCAGGTGTCAAAGGCGATACCGCCACAGGCGGCAGTAAACCCGCTATCGTTGAAACCGGTGCCCAAGTGATGGTTCCTTTATTCATCTCCATCGGTGAACGAATTAAAGTAGATACCCGTGATGGGTCTTATCTGGGTCGGGAATAA
- a CDS encoding peptidylprolyl isomerase, whose amino-acid sequence MGISSAGWCLPIGQPMVIAVLAQGDAVTDPRAILRNALPIDNSTIRTVQADLEGLGKYLKAKRWSSVKKDLKNAAFLLTLRRDSILKSIPDERQPEAVALIDQLTSGVDQLVEVADAQDKQQLLLTSKELLPKITQLEELMIEGFPFDVPSEYANLPQLKGRATIEVKTTQGDLTLIVDGYSAPVNAGNFVDLVQRGFYDGLPFLRSEDDFVIQTGDPLGKEEGFIDPKTGEYRAIPLEVLMKGEEAPIYGMTLEDAGIYLPNLALPFSAYGAVALARPEFDPNGGSSQFFFFKFDNELTPPGFNLMDGRYSVFGYLVDGKDVLKKLTDKDKVISAKVVDGLDNLVEPPAS is encoded by the coding sequence ATGGGGATCTCGAGTGCAGGATGGTGTCTGCCCATTGGGCAACCTATGGTAATTGCTGTTCTAGCCCAAGGTGATGCGGTCACCGATCCTAGAGCAATTTTACGCAATGCTTTACCGATTGACAATTCAACCATCCGAACGGTTCAAGCTGATCTCGAAGGACTAGGTAAATATCTCAAGGCTAAACGTTGGAGTTCAGTCAAAAAAGACCTTAAAAATGCCGCTTTTTTGCTAACCCTTCGGCGCGACTCGATTTTAAAAAGTATACCTGATGAACGCCAACCCGAGGCAGTGGCATTAATTGATCAACTCACATCCGGAGTCGATCAACTTGTCGAGGTCGCCGATGCTCAAGATAAGCAACAACTATTGCTCACTTCCAAGGAATTACTGCCTAAAATTACTCAGCTAGAGGAATTAATGATAGAAGGGTTTCCTTTTGATGTGCCCTCTGAATACGCTAATTTACCTCAACTCAAAGGACGTGCCACTATAGAAGTGAAAACCACTCAAGGGGATTTAACTTTAATTGTGGATGGCTATAGTGCCCCTGTCAATGCGGGTAACTTCGTTGACTTGGTACAGCGTGGGTTTTATGATGGTTTACCTTTCTTACGTTCTGAGGATGATTTTGTCATTCAAACGGGTGATCCTCTAGGAAAAGAAGAAGGGTTTATTGACCCTAAAACCGGAGAGTATCGGGCCATTCCTTTAGAAGTATTGATGAAAGGCGAAGAAGCGCCTATCTATGGTATGACTTTGGAGGATGCAGGTATTTATCTGCCTAATTTGGCTTTACCGTTTAGTGCTTATGGTGCTGTGGCTTTAGCCCGTCCGGAATTTGACCCTAATGGCGGTTCTTCTCAGTTTTTCTTTTTTAAGTTTGATAATGAATTAACTCCTCCTGGATTTAATTTAATGGATGGACGTTATTCGGTTTTTGGCTATTTAGTCGACGGAAAAGACGTTCTCAAAAAACTGACTGATAAGGACAAAGTTATCTCGGCTAAAGTGGTGGATGGTTTAGATAATTTAGTCGAGCCGCCTGCCAGCTAA
- a CDS encoding cation diffusion facilitator family transporter: MSAKSARFYTLISIGAALATIALKFGAYWFTGSVGLLSDALESGINLIAALFAFWALSLAAKPPDFEHPFGHSKAEYFSSGLESALIVVAALSISVAACERLFNLQPLEQIGIGLGLSLIATAINAAVAWVLLRAGKRLNSITLRADAHHILTDVWTSVGVVIGILLVKLTGWLIIDPIIALLVAANIIFTGVKLLRETASALLDHSLSREDLRKITDIFMVYENDEIQFQELRTRQAGIKRFISFKIVVPGEWTVKRGHQLCEEIEQAIIDALPTTDINTHLEPKG, from the coding sequence ATGAGTGCTAAATCAGCCCGTTTTTACACGCTAATTTCAATTGGTGCCGCCCTAGCAACCATTGCTCTCAAATTTGGGGCTTACTGGTTCACAGGTTCAGTCGGGTTACTTTCAGATGCTCTTGAATCAGGAATTAACCTCATCGCTGCCTTATTTGCTTTTTGGGCGCTGTCGTTAGCTGCTAAACCCCCTGATTTTGAACATCCTTTTGGTCATTCTAAAGCGGAGTATTTTTCTAGTGGGTTAGAAAGTGCTTTAATTGTGGTAGCGGCGCTCAGTATTAGCGTAGCGGCTTGCGAACGTTTATTTAATCTTCAACCCTTAGAACAAATAGGAATTGGCTTAGGATTATCTCTAATCGCCACAGCAATTAACGCGGCAGTAGCTTGGGTTCTTTTGCGTGCGGGTAAACGTTTAAATTCAATTACCCTTCGCGCTGATGCTCACCACATTTTAACTGATGTCTGGACTTCGGTAGGAGTGGTTATTGGCATTCTTTTGGTTAAATTAACCGGTTGGTTGATAATAGATCCCATCATCGCGCTATTAGTAGCGGCTAATATTATTTTTACAGGCGTAAAACTGTTACGAGAAACGGCTTCTGCTTTGTTAGATCATTCTTTATCAAGAGAAGATTTAAGAAAGATTACGGATATTTTTATGGTTTATGAAAATGACGAAATTCAATTTCAAGAACTGAGAACTCGTCAAGCCGGTATCAAACGTTTTATTTCTTTTAAAATTGTCGTGCCTGGAGAATGGACTGTCAAGCGTGGACATCAACTTTGTGAAGAGATAGAACAAGCCATTATTGATGCTTTACCGACAACAGATATCAATACTCACTTGGAACCTAAAGGCTAA
- a CDS encoding GGDEF domain-containing response regulator, translating to MNPPDETDQSENILIVDDQANNLRILSEILAKKGYKIRKAINANSALKAVYSTLPDLILLDIRMPEMDGYQFCERIKADAQTSEIPIIFLSALDEVFSKVKAFQVGGVDYITKPFQEAELMARIENQLIIQRQKKQLQAEIKKRQEKELELQAEIEKRKETEEILYQSRALINSVLNSSMDGIAALQSIRDQAGAIIDFRCLLVNPVMTRMLRYKKEKLIGKIMLKIFLQNLDAKLFNNFVEVVKTGKPLEKDFFYKKENDERWYHFIALKLGDGFSITVRDITQRKLMELELQRLARVDGLTGVANRLCFDETLAKEWQRCRREQEPLSLILCDVDYFKKYNDTYGHLKGDECLIEIAKAISRAVKRPTDLVARYGGEEFVIILGNTATEGAITVAKVIQEKVQQLKIPHQTAKDKNYITLSIGVASVIPYPKLSPKILIASADRALYEAKEQGRDCLIIGNCLLENITLQ from the coding sequence ATGAACCCACCCGATGAGACGGATCAATCTGAAAATATTTTAATTGTTGATGACCAAGCTAATAATTTACGTATTTTATCAGAAATTTTAGCTAAAAAAGGTTATAAAATTCGAAAAGCTATTAATGCGAATAGTGCTTTAAAAGCCGTTTATTCCACTCTCCCTGATTTAATTTTATTAGATATTAGAATGCCAGAAATGGATGGCTATCAATTTTGTGAACGAATCAAAGCTGATGCCCAAACTTCAGAAATACCGATAATTTTTTTAAGTGCTTTAGATGAAGTATTTAGTAAAGTTAAAGCCTTTCAAGTGGGGGGAGTAGACTATATTACTAAACCTTTTCAAGAAGCGGAACTAATGGCACGGATCGAAAATCAATTGATCATTCAGAGACAAAAAAAACAGTTACAAGCTGAAATAAAAAAGCGTCAGGAAAAAGAATTAGAATTGCAAGCAGAAATAGAAAAACGCAAAGAAACAGAAGAAATTTTATATCAATCTCGTGCGTTAATTAACAGTGTTTTAAACAGTTCTATGGATGGCATAGCCGCGTTACAATCAATCCGCGATCAAGCCGGTGCAATTATCGATTTTCGCTGTCTTTTAGTCAATCCCGTGATGACCAGAATGTTGAGATATAAAAAAGAAAAGTTGATCGGAAAAATTATGCTGAAAATTTTTTTACAAAATCTTGATGCTAAATTATTTAATAATTTTGTCGAAGTGGTAAAAACCGGTAAACCCTTAGAAAAAGATTTTTTTTATAAAAAAGAAAATGATGAACGATGGTATCATTTTATCGCCTTAAAACTCGGGGACGGTTTCTCAATTACCGTGCGGGATATTACACAACGGAAATTGATGGAATTAGAATTACAACGCCTGGCTAGAGTTGATGGTTTAACCGGAGTAGCTAACCGTCTTTGTTTTGATGAAACTTTAGCGAAAGAATGGCAACGCTGTCGCCGGGAACAAGAACCTTTATCCTTAATTCTTTGTGATGTAGATTATTTTAAAAAATATAATGATACCTATGGTCATCTAAAGGGAGATGAATGTTTAATTGAAATTGCTAAAGCTATTAGCCGTGCTGTTAAACGTCCAACCGATTTAGTGGCTCGTTATGGCGGGGAAGAATTTGTCATTATTCTCGGTAATACTGCAACTGAAGGCGCTATCACCGTTGCTAAAGTCATTCAAGAGAAAGTCCAGCAACTGAAAATTCCTCATCAGACTGCAAAAGATAAAAACTATATTACTTTAAGTATTGGGGTAGCTAGTGTAATTCCTTATCCAAAATTATCACCTAAAATTTTAATTGCTTCGGCCGATAGAGCCTTGTATGAAGCTAAAGAGCAAGGACGGGATTGTCTGATTATTGGTAACTGTTTATTGGAAAACATTACACTACAGTAG
- a CDS encoding ATP-binding protein, giving the protein MFLSRIITKLPLHFIFIAPFVLQIFGTVGLVGYLSFRNGQKAVEELAYHLMNEIGYRIEQNLDSYINILEQVVQNNASLLEQNILDSQDLPALETVLWQQIHIFRQLSAVMITNDKKKFRAMERLDDGSIILRLYDPSTRGKIENYQLNNKQQKIQLISSHSYDPYKDPPNDPWYTATKNSKKPSWRMVVSAVRGQNQPLLMLAYFSPFYNQNKEFKGVVSSTFHLEQMGDFLESLKIGKSGEAFIIDEQGFLIATSTRETPFTQQVETTRAKNLDPKRRRKAALKSENFLTRSATEFLLHSFADFRQIKGHYDTSFTVNHQRYFLQVIPTQRDRGLNWLTVVVIPESDFMANIDANTQTTIILSVLALLIAIVLGVLTTRWVTQPILKLNQAAKNIAQGEWDKTVPVNRTDELGELAKSFNMMAEQLQKTFAQLHNSQHRLSQFLEAVPVGISVHDTKGKLYYANRKSLELLGISSPLEAEMEQLTQAYHTYQAGTLELYPTDALPIARALKGKTTYVEDMELHQLDKIVPLEVWATPIYDEMGNIVYAIAAFQDITQRKQTEQILADYNRTLEAQVNQRTAELAQAKEKAEVANQTKSTFIANMSHELRSPLNAILGFSQLMAASGDLSAADQENVEIINRSGEYLLNLINNILTIAKIEAGKTTLNPKDFDLYHLLGEIDEMFDLEAATRGLKLNFEIPADVPRYVNTDEVKLRQVLINLLSNALKFTHVGKIGVYVQTEAKTPTTLLFRVQDTGVGIAQSELDLLFKTFSQTQSGQNSQDGTGLGLAISRQFVQLMGGDFSVESRVGVGTTFSFTIRVNIGEPTARLTPLSLSRVIALESNQPRYRILVVDDQSQNRKLLTKLLNFVGFEVKEACQGLEAIAIWKNWQPHLIWMDIRMPVMNGYEATKYIKRKSQATVIIAITASVLEEEKALILSCGCDDFVRKPFQQSTIFEIMAKHLGVRYIYSQEPREPKPQSKLKLTAESFQGMPFQWLVQLEQASIDLDEELVLSLIEKIPSNKTDLAKALTHLVAQFKIDEIPTIIEQLKAK; this is encoded by the coding sequence ATGTTTTTAAGTCGTATTATCACTAAACTCCCTCTGCATTTTATCTTCATTGCTCCCTTTGTGCTGCAAATTTTTGGCACAGTGGGGTTAGTGGGATATTTATCATTTAGAAATGGACAAAAAGCCGTAGAAGAATTAGCTTATCACTTAATGAATGAAATCGGCTATCGCATCGAGCAAAATTTAGACAGCTATATTAATATTTTAGAACAAGTCGTCCAAAATAATGCAAGCCTTCTCGAGCAAAATATTTTAGATTCACAAGATTTACCAGCACTCGAAACAGTTTTGTGGCAACAAATCCATATTTTTAGACAACTGAGTGCAGTCATGATCACCAACGATAAAAAAAAATTTAGAGCGATGGAAAGGCTTGATGATGGTTCAATTATTTTAAGACTGTACGATCCATCCACAAGGGGAAAAATCGAAAATTATCAACTCAATAATAAACAGCAAAAAATTCAATTAATTTCCAGCCATTCCTACGATCCCTATAAAGATCCCCCTAATGATCCTTGGTATACAGCCACGAAAAACTCAAAAAAACCCTCTTGGCGCATGGTAGTTTCTGCGGTGAGAGGGCAAAACCAACCCTTACTGATGCTGGCTTACTTTTCCCCTTTTTATAATCAGAATAAAGAATTTAAAGGCGTAGTGTCATCTACCTTTCATCTCGAACAGATGGGAGATTTTTTAGAGAGTTTAAAAATTGGCAAAAGCGGCGAAGCATTTATCATTGATGAACAAGGCTTTCTCATCGCAACATCCACCAGAGAAACCCCCTTTACCCAACAGGTAGAAACCACTAGAGCCAAAAATCTCGATCCGAAAAGACGACGAAAAGCCGCGCTGAAAAGTGAGAATTTTTTAACTCGAAGTGCCACTGAATTTTTATTACATTCTTTTGCCGATTTTCGGCAGATTAAGGGACATTATGATACCAGCTTTACAGTGAATCATCAGCGCTACTTTTTACAAGTGATTCCGACTCAACGAGACAGAGGGTTAAATTGGCTCACGGTGGTAGTGATTCCTGAATCGGACTTTATGGCAAATATTGACGCTAATACCCAGACAACAATAATTTTATCGGTATTGGCCTTGTTAATCGCTATAGTTCTCGGTGTTTTAACAACTCGTTGGGTCACTCAACCGATTTTAAAATTAAATCAAGCGGCTAAAAATATTGCCCAAGGAGAATGGGATAAAACCGTACCGGTTAATCGTACTGATGAACTCGGAGAACTGGCTAAATCCTTCAATATGATGGCGGAGCAACTGCAAAAAACCTTTGCCCAACTGCACAACTCTCAACATCGTTTGAGTCAGTTTCTCGAAGCTGTGCCTGTAGGTATTTCTGTTCACGATACCAAAGGAAAGCTGTACTACGCTAATCGAAAAAGCCTAGAGCTATTAGGGATTTCTAGCCCCTTAGAAGCCGAAATGGAGCAATTAACCCAAGCCTACCACACTTATCAAGCAGGAACCCTTGAACTCTATCCCACAGACGCTTTACCCATTGCTCGTGCTTTAAAGGGAAAAACCACTTACGTTGAAGATATGGAACTCCATCAACTCGATAAAATTGTCCCTCTAGAAGTTTGGGCAACACCGATTTATGATGAAATGGGAAATATCGTCTATGCTATAGCCGCTTTTCAAGACATTACTCAACGTAAACAAACCGAGCAAATTCTGGCCGACTATAACCGCACCCTAGAAGCACAAGTGAACCAACGAACCGCAGAACTCGCCCAAGCTAAGGAAAAAGCCGAAGTAGCTAACCAAACTAAAAGCACCTTTATCGCTAATATGAGTCATGAATTGCGAAGTCCCCTAAATGCGATTTTAGGGTTTTCCCAACTGATGGCCGCTTCGGGTGATTTATCGGCGGCAGATCAAGAAAATGTAGAAATTATTAACCGCAGTGGCGAATATCTCCTGAATCTAATCAATAATATCTTAACTATTGCCAAAATTGAAGCGGGAAAAACCACATTAAACCCCAAGGATTTTGACCTCTATCACCTATTAGGTGAAATAGACGAGATGTTTGATTTAGAAGCCGCCACTCGAGGATTAAAACTTAATTTTGAAATCCCTGCCGATGTGCCTCGATATGTTAACACCGATGAGGTCAAATTACGCCAAGTTTTAATCAATCTCCTCAGCAATGCCCTCAAGTTTACCCATGTGGGAAAAATAGGGGTTTATGTTCAAACTGAAGCAAAAACGCCGACAACATTATTATTTAGGGTGCAGGATACCGGAGTAGGAATTGCTCAGAGCGAATTAGACCTACTGTTTAAAACATTCAGTCAAACTCAAAGCGGTCAAAACTCTCAAGACGGCACAGGGTTAGGGTTAGCCATTAGCCGCCAATTTGTGCAATTAATGGGAGGAGATTTTAGCGTTGAAAGTCGAGTCGGTGTTGGCACCACTTTTAGCTTTACGATTAGAGTGAATATAGGCGAGCCAACTGCACGCTTAACCCCATTATCTTTATCCCGTGTTATTGCCCTTGAATCCAATCAACCCCGTTATAGAATTCTCGTGGTTGATGATCAATCTCAGAATCGAAAATTGTTAACCAAGTTGCTTAATTTTGTCGGGTTTGAAGTTAAAGAAGCTTGTCAGGGTCTAGAAGCAATTGCTATTTGGAAAAATTGGCAACCTCATTTAATTTGGATGGACATAAGAATGCCTGTGATGAATGGTTATGAAGCCACTAAATATATTAAACGCAAAAGCCAAGCGACCGTAATTATTGCTATCACCGCCTCAGTTTTAGAAGAAGAAAAAGCCCTCATTCTTTCTTGCGGTTGTGATGATTTCGTCAGAAAACCCTTTCAGCAATCGACCATTTTTGAGATTATGGCTAAACATTTAGGAGTTCGTTATATTTATAGTCAAGAACCTCGAGAGCCTAAACCCCAATCTAAATTGAAGCTGACTGCCGAAAGTTTTCAAGGTATGCCGTTTCAATGGTTAGTGCAACTTGAGCAAGCTAGTATCGATTTAGATGAGGAGTTAGTGCTAAGTTTGATTGAGAAAATACCCTCAAATAAAACTGACTTAGCTAAAGCCTTAACCCATTTAGTTGCTCAATTTAAAATCGATGAAATTCCGACAATTATTGAACAGTTAAAAGCAAAATGA
- a CDS encoding Npun_R2821/Npun_R2822 family protein — protein sequence MSRGIYITANDRVIDQAIALLNSIRLYDQETPITLIPYDDNYQEIAQLLKDKYAVNLYQDLEFIERLSQKLFEIFGDKFFARPNQFRKQSCWFGEFDEFLYIDTDIVVFEKIIDNLNYFKDYDFLCCDYQHKAGISNVFNPIVREENIFNEQELLDLFNGGFWASKKNLISEQDLYETFAECAAHPDYFDFSQKTSDQPIINYMILKRIQRRFNLVRKFEKAPGNWAGTPHFIRQENILIDPKADQPLQYLHWAGIRIEPGCPYWDIWKYYRYLGEAHPPEDSQLKKPPSQWQQIRRKIKGFLGR from the coding sequence ATGAGTCGCGGGATATATATTACGGCTAATGACCGAGTGATTGACCAAGCCATCGCTCTTTTAAATAGTATTCGGTTATACGATCAAGAAACCCCTATTACTTTGATTCCTTATGATGATAATTATCAAGAAATAGCTCAACTTTTAAAAGACAAGTATGCCGTTAATCTTTATCAAGATTTAGAATTTATCGAACGCCTATCTCAAAAATTATTTGAAATTTTTGGCGATAAATTTTTTGCCCGTCCTAATCAATTTCGGAAACAATCCTGCTGGTTTGGCGAATTTGATGAATTTCTTTATATTGATACTGATATTGTCGTTTTTGAAAAAATTATTGACAATCTTAATTATTTCAAGGATTATGATTTCCTCTGCTGTGATTATCAGCATAAAGCGGGAATTAGCAATGTTTTTAATCCGATAGTTAGAGAAGAAAATATATTTAACGAGCAAGAATTATTAGATTTATTTAATGGAGGATTTTGGGCCTCGAAAAAGAATTTGATTTCTGAACAAGATTTATATGAGACTTTTGCCGAATGTGCCGCCCATCCGGATTATTTTGATTTTTCTCAAAAAACCTCTGACCAGCCGATTATTAATTATATGATTCTCAAAAGAATTCAGCGTCGTTTTAATCTGGTGAGAAAATTTGAAAAAGCTCCCGGAAATTGGGCGGGAACTCCCCATTTTATCCGACAAGAAAATATATTAATCGATCCCAAAGCTGACCAACCTTTACAATATTTACATTGGGCCGGTATCCGGATAGAACCGGGTTGTCCTTATTGGGATATTTGGAAATATTACCGTTATCTAGGTGAGGCACACCCCCCCGAAGATTCTCAACTGAAAAAACCTCCCAGTCAGTGGCAGCAAATTCGAAGAAAAATTAAGGGATTTTTGGGTAGGTAG
- a CDS encoding Npun_R2821/Npun_R2822 family protein — protein MDGICTLANDRVYDQLVALLNSIEVISGENTPVCVYPYDDNLDRITAEIAQRPNVQLYDDQVSMASWDEFARRVWDTHPSARERWQRAGSTGYHRFGTHRRYCAFDGPFERFLYMDADTLLMNSVEFVFKKLHDYHCVVYDFQHKDPTHVYEVSSPKLLEVFEEERVEKQIFCSGFYASKKGLFPQDKREKLIAQLLAGDAEILYPMAPDQTLVNYMMMKSGASIYNFALELPKEQRTGCCVTSSHFQAKDHILYDQEKPLTYIHYIGLSSQVFSQVCNGKNLDFPYRDIFLHYRYLKEPEKRPQFTSKPQWYEQSPPLSLGERILKKLRIN, from the coding sequence ATGGATGGAATTTGTACCTTAGCTAATGATCGAGTTTACGACCAATTGGTGGCTTTACTCAATAGTATTGAGGTCATTTCAGGGGAAAACACCCCCGTCTGTGTCTATCCCTATGATGATAACTTAGACCGTATTACGGCTGAAATTGCCCAACGTCCTAACGTACAGTTATATGATGATCAAGTATCTATGGCCAGTTGGGACGAATTTGCTCGTCGGGTTTGGGATACTCATCCCTCTGCCCGAGAACGCTGGCAACGCGCCGGCAGTACGGGTTATCATCGTTTCGGAACTCATCGACGTTATTGTGCTTTTGATGGGCCTTTTGAACGCTTTTTGTACATGGATGCTGATACTTTATTAATGAACTCGGTTGAGTTTGTTTTTAAAAAACTCCATGACTACCACTGTGTTGTTTATGATTTTCAACACAAAGACCCCACCCATGTTTATGAGGTATCCTCACCAAAATTATTAGAGGTTTTTGAAGAGGAACGAGTTGAAAAACAAATTTTTTGTTCGGGATTCTATGCCTCTAAAAAAGGGTTATTTCCCCAAGACAAGAGAGAAAAATTAATTGCTCAACTGCTTGCAGGAGACGCAGAAATTCTCTATCCGATGGCACCGGACCAAACCCTGGTCAATTATATGATGATGAAGTCAGGTGCTTCTATTTATAATTTTGCTCTAGAGTTACCCAAAGAACAGAGAACGGGTTGCTGTGTGACTTCTAGTCATTTCCAAGCTAAAGATCATATCCTTTATGATCAGGAAAAACCCTTAACTTATATTCATTATATTGGCCTGTCTTCTCAGGTTTTTAGTCAAGTCTGTAACGGAAAAAATCTAGATTTCCCTTACCGAGATATCTTTTTACACTATCGTTATTTGAAAGAACCGGAAAAACGGCCTCAGTTTACCTCTAAACCTCAATGGTATGAACAGTCTCCTCCTTTAAGTTTAGGAGAACGGATTTTAAAAAAATTGAGAATCAATTAA